The Argentina anserina chromosome 5, drPotAnse1.1, whole genome shotgun sequence genome includes the window AccttggttcccattggtctaggtGGACTCGATAGAGCTGTCAtgttgctttgaggtgtctcattcaattggtcgtcaactcgtcatccaaattgattattggagatgattcagttGCGGAAAGAGTACCATGGTAACTACTTTGATATGAAGAAGGAGTAGTAGGTAGCACCTCaacgaaagatggatgatttttaaccacttcccaacattTAAAGTGTgtaaattttttcttcttggcattatagtaacatgattgagcttgtcgttcctgatgtgaaaaacttatattaggtacatatttaattacataatttaaataaattagataaaataaataatgtaaacaaattagatatattaaaacaaataatgtaaacaatgctacatatttaaacaaattagatataaattacataatttaattcatataatcaaataaaaattataatatatgataaaacaatgtaCTTACTTCGTCCATTAGCGAAGTGCCGCTAGCTATATGTTGCCGTGACGCCGCCAAACATTCGccccatttttgcaagagtagcttgaacttgttgtagtgagaagcgagcgcAATTCGGGTCCTCGGCTCATTCGGAGTTTTCTCACCCGgtgctagcacccaattttgcatataatcggcatcaattgtctcccacaatttgtccctcttttgtttgttaccgtcatattcatcaatgttatgacggacaaaagagatgcacatttgtaaatcttcggaaggaagccaatgggtgcccattattttggaaaaaaaatgctaaaccAAAATtagagaggagatggaggaagatgtgaaatttgttgtgaaCAAATTGGTGAGAGTTGATCAAATATTGAAttagtatttataggcaaaTTTTTGGGAGAGTTATGaaaattttgggtttttttatATCCGTTCTGATCAAATAGTAACCGTTGTCTATTAATTCTGACCGTTAgatcgaaatttctgattcaaaatggaaggcccAGATGTATTAAACCGTTAGCCCATTCGGTAAGCCACGTGTCAGCCATTCATTGGCtcgttaattttttttatgcacGCACctaacagaagaaaaaaaatttaacccaCGCCTGACGTCACCCACGTGTTGTGGGCTCCGCCAGGCGGTCGAGCAATCGCCGGAGAAAACTTTGCTCGAGCGGAGGGGCGAGCAAACCTTCCCGGTTGACTGGGTGAACACCTCTCATCCGGTGCGAGATTGAAAATTGGTTTGCTCGAGCAAACCTCCCGATCACCGTCGGTGCTCGAGCACCACCTCCTCCTTTGCTCGCCGGTGCGGAGGCTCTCATAACCTTCCAATATCCATCCCTATCCTCCTGCTTCCATCTTCCTTCACCAGCTTCCTTGCGAACATGATCTGGATTAATAACCTCCAAACCCTCTTATCCCACTAATCCATCGACGGATTTGGTGCCGGCGTTGAAAGTGGATGCGATGGAGGCAAAGAAGCCACCTCCTCCACCGACTTGCTTGGGATCATTAGGTGCCATCTCCGATTCCAAAACCCTCAGTCCGACTCCAAGTCTTCACATAACCAAATTCACCTCAAGACAAAAAATTATTTCTCTTCTCGTCCGTCACTTCTCTGTTGCAACTCTTTATTTGTATCTACCCTAGTCCATAATCTTGAACATTCCCTATACTCTCACACAATATCTAATCGACTTTGATACTGTTCTTCTCAAAATTTTGGTACTATTTACTCAATATTCCAATCTTCAATTTCCCAAAAGATTTTCTATTTCGGATTTTTGGATAATATTGAGAAATTCGGGTTCATGTGTCTtacaatattttttaataGCTTATATAGaacaaattaatttttaaaccTAAAATCAAGAGTTTCGGGCGTTGGTGTAATTGAAGATCGAAGAGAAGAGCATACTGTAATTTCTGGGTTGGAAATGTATGTCCTGTCGTCCGGGTAttgaagagggagagagaaaggtgTTTTAGGAAGTGAGAAGAGATAATGgacaaaatttcattaaaagaataaaaaggGAGTGCAGTTTGTAATTTTGGGTGAGCCAAAATCAGCACCctatttttattgttactaAACTCTTAAGTTTGGTAAAGTCGCTCATATTTTCCGGAGCTAAGCATACTATGCCTTAGGGTTCAAGTAAGGGTGACGACTGCTGGTTCACCCAAGCCAGGATAAAAGtagggtcgggtcgggtcgtgCTGATCTTTGGAGTGGCTTCACTTCCAAACTAGCTAGCAGTAGATTGGTGCATACATGTAGGTTAAAGGTGAGCGTCCGGTCGAGATCTGAGACTACATCTTTGATCTCTGAGTAGCGCTGCTCCCTGTTCCAAGTTCTACGAGGCGAAGGCCAGTGACTCGATTTGCGTTGCCATGGTTTTTTGTTGGATTACAGATTTCGTCAATATTTTTGCTCTTTTATCATGGTGGTAGGGTGCATTAATGTCCGAGTGCGTGACTTAGTTTTATGTAGGTTATTACGCTTTTTAAGCTCAATAAGTTCATATTACGTAGTTTTTCTTTTACACCCTGTATCATTTGATTTATTAGCATAAGTCTCTCCTCGTATATATGTGAGAGGTTGTTAGTTCAACTTATAATAGTCATATTGTTAATATCTTGGTTCATATATCTTTATGTTTCCCTTATACTATACAGGTTGTGATTATTTGCAAATACGTGATACAAGGGAATAGGATGAGaagctacatatatatatatatatatatatatatcaaatgcTAACAACACACAGGAtaatcttcatcttcttccatCTCGACAAGATCATCTCTCATTCCCATACACTACCCAAACCAGAAGGATTAGAGAACTTCCAAGGTTTCACAACATCATCATCGATCAAGATCAGAATCATAGTCCATGCAGTGGCGGAGCCATATGCAGGCCCACCGAGCCTGGATCCaccctagttttttttttttttacaattcttatataataaatattacTTGTTaagtagaatatatatatattgtaattatTTTGACTAGACCCCTTCTAAgagtatttttacaattaataTTACCTCTCACTATCTTACAAATGAGTCAAATCACATATATTCCCACATGACTATGATCAAATCTCCACTATTTATGTTTTATCTTaaattgatttttaatttttttaagctATTGAAAAAGAGTTTTAAATTAGTATTATAtttgtgttttttatttttcaactcATGATCGATGATTCCTTAGTTAATATTGAACCCCCAGCCCTAAGATCAAATCATGACTCTGCCATCCCAAATACGACGCTTTGGTCTGCGGTCCATGTGCTCTTCTACCTCCTCTACAACTTCTGGTATTAGTGGTGTTGTCTGAAACGGGACACTTGGTACATGAGGTAACCTAGAAAGTTGCTTAAGTATTATATTCCTTGTCTTCTCCATTTCTTTGGGTGAGTTCAAGTTCTCCATATCGCATGTGTCAATATGAAGAGTGTAATCTGGGCCAAAATACTCATAATATTCTTTGTATGGCAATTCATTCTCTAGATCCACTCCTATAGCAATGGTTGTCACATTGCACCAACAACAAGCGACATTTCTGATCGTATATCCTCCACTGCCCAAAACCATCAAAGGGACATTGAAAGATCGAAGGTAGCGGAGACAATCACCATGACCTTTGATAGATAAGTTGAAGATCCCCAACCGGTCACCAGATAGTGAGTCTGCTCCACATTGAAGAACAACTGCATCTGGCCGATACATTTCCATAATCTTTCCGATGATAGGTCTGAAAAGACTACGAAAACTCTCATTGTCCATGTCATCATTCAATGGAATATTCAAGGCATATTTTTCCCCATGAACCCTAGATCCTTGATATTCCCAATTCCATGAAAGAAATCGCCAAATTTATGAAACGACATGGTCATTACCCTATCAGTAGTGTAAAATGCTTCCTCAACTCCATCTCAGTGGTGAATATCAATATCTATATAAAGAACACGTCTGTAAACCTTGAGTAGCTCAAGAATACTGAGAAACAATGTCGTTTGCGTAACAAAACCCTAAGGCCTCGGCTTTCTATGCATGGTGGAGTCCACCGGCCCAGTTGATAGCAATATCGTAGTCCTTCCTATTCAACTTGACGGCGGCGCCGATAGAGCCGCTAGATGAGGCTTGGCAGAAGTCAAAGAGGCTGTCGAAGATGGGACAATCGTTGCCGATGTTAAATCGCTTGGGGTGGTGGGCATGTCCGAACCCTTTGAAGCTTGTCTTGCCTATTCAACGTTGCCGGATCAACTCGGACAAACTCCCATCTCATTCCTAATACAGATTAGGGTTTTTTTGTCCCTCATCACCATCCGCAACCCCGACACAGCAACCTAAACCTCATGATGGTGCAAGGACACCTCTTCCAGGAGAAAGGAGACCATCATATCCCTCTAGAATCATCATGGAACCACCATAGTACCATGGGCCACTGGAAAGAATACGATCTCTTTCCCCTCGATCTTTGAAAATGAAGATGAACAATCCATACTCCTCTTCCTGAATCACAATTCTCTCCTTAAGAATCCAAATCCCAGAAATCACTGCAGTGAGCACTGGGATCATAATAGAATTCTTCAGAGAGAGGAATCTTCCACACATGTAGAATAAAGGAACTTCGTCCCCACGTTCCACCTCAGGCTCTGATGATCGATGAGTAGCCGCCGCCATGAAGATCTCGGTAAAAAACTCAACACTAGGAGGAAACCCTAACAAAGAGCACAAGACGACTTACTTTAGGAATGAGTAAGCGCACACAAATTAGAAATcccacaaaaaataaaaacattatGTTGAGATATGGTTATTACTTTGTGGTCTCAGTTATAATCCTTGCATTAATGACAACATTAATTGCAGACTGATCTAGACGACGTTCTGCTCTTCTTGATTCTAGTCATTCTGCTTTGCAGGCCGAGTTCAGCTTTTGCTTGTTCTGCAAGTAAGCTTCACTTCCTCTTAATTGCTCGGATTAGTGACTAGTCGTATTGTGCATCTCAAGGCTTAGTTTCTCAGTTTTGTTAGCTGTCTGTATATTAGATAGTTAGTCTACTGGGTATCAACCAGTTTGTATAGCTCCTTAAATAGCTTGTTGGTGCTTCGTTTTGTCATCAAGCAATACAGTTTATTCAAACCTTTTCATTCTCTTTGTTTCATCTGATTTCTTTCTTCAATACATTACTTGTTTCATCGATTATATAGAATTCTGAGAACAATTTCATAGCTGACAAAAGCCTAAGGTCTTAACAGATGCCGATGTTGAGTCATGTATGTTCTTTTCCATGAATCGCTTATGATGGAACCAAAATCTAACCGAATCAACAATTTACCAAAGACTCTTAACTTGAGATGCCAACTTCCCACATAATTGATCTTTGGTAAATCGTCAACCGGCTAGAGTTCATCTCCAACTCTGCTACTTCAAAGGCAGAAGTACCTTCATGCAAACTCTATACTGTATATGCACGAACAAATAAGCATAGTATACATAGGGGCTAAATGTCTCCATACACAAAATCTACACCACATGATTCATATTTTCATATCTAAATTTAATATACTATATAAGCAAACCACATTAATAGTTTAATACTATTGCACATATGGAATGAAATCCACAAAATGAATCAAATATTCCGTGTACAGAAAACAAACTGAGCAATCAGTTTAGGCATTGTTGCTAGAAATATGAAGCCTACTTGGGAAATTTCAAGCATCAGTAAAACCACAATATTTTTTCTTGTGGCCAGCATCCCCcgaattattttttcttctttttattgttaaattttccattttgtttttcttgtggGTCGAAAAACTGGGACATATCCCCTTGCTGGCTTACTGCTCCAAGTACGTCACTTAAGTCCCACATTCAGAGACCAATGCGATTTTAATCTTAAAATAAAGAGATTATAGTGAATTTAGACCCAAGTTTATATTAAAGTTTTCTTGCTAGAATGATAGGTAATCTCTTGTAGAACAACACAGTAGAATTACATATCAATCTAATTGTTATACATATCATAAGAATTTGAATTCTCATTATTAAGTCTTTCATAATCAATATATTGATTCTCACATGTATTATGATCATAATTTCCGGAATCCTGATCTACGGAATCCATCTCTTTTCGTATAAGTTTGATACAAAATGCAATGGAGTCTTCTTGTATATCTCAAAATATAGATGCCTTTGCTTTCCCCCTAATTGAGGTCAGAGTTGCTACTATTGCCACAAACATCACAACAATAAATCCCGTATAGCTCAGGTCAGAAGAGAAAAGCCTATAACGCCCAAATGCCTTGGGGAATACAGTATCCGATCCATATGACAGATAAGCACCGTGTGAACCAGACGTGAAAGTGAAGATTACCCTATATTTTACCCTTGGTGTTTCTTCCCTTGAAATGAAGTCATTGTACAGAAATTTTACCAATTGCAACATGAATCAAGAAAGGCAGTACAGCAGTAAAGAGACGAGAACAGTTTTCAAGTATGTAGTATGAAGTTTTCACCAGAGTTAGCTTCATTTCAGTCGTTGGAAATCACCAACAGACATAAGTTTGGCTGAGCCCCCCATGAGAATCTAGAAAGAATGAACACACAATCATGAAGAGAAAAATATGTATACCACCAGTCTATAGTCAAGCTATACGTTGAAGCAACGACATGGAACCTTACCTCGAGGTTGATAGATTATTGAGGAGGCTTGTCTTCTTCCAACAACAAATGGATAATAGACCTTAAAACCTCATTATGACCAACGGTGCAGTTCTGAAAACAAAGTTCAGAAATTAATCATAAtattgaaaattgaaagaCATGCCATCACATGCAAAAATGGTATGAGCTTAGAGAAGCTAACAGCATTCTAGTTCATATGTAAAGCACTCCAAAGTAGCAGCTATTTaagatataaataaataagctACAGCCTACAGCATTCTAGTTCATAGATTAAGCACTCCAAAGTAGCATCTATTTaagatataaataaataagctAATTAGGTATTATGAGCTTAAAGAAATGCATcttcaaggaaaaaaaaatagatgtGAATAAACTAAACCATTTAGATAGTATGAGCCTAGGGAAATAAGAAATGCATCTTTGGATCATTATTCAGGGACATTGAAGTTTCAGGGTCAAGTTAGTGATGTATGAACCGTGACGccaaaacaagaaataaaaaaccaaGTAACAAATCTTAAAAGCACAAAGAATGGTACCTCTGGTTTTCTTATCAATTCCTTTAGAACAGAATGAAGAGTTAAACGGAGTTCCTTGAACAGGACAGCAGTTTGTGCTGGGGCTGTCAGTTTTAACCATCCATCAACAATAACAAGTCCGGTCTGATGCTGGATGTTAATGGAGCCACCAAACAGCAAAATAGAGTTGGGAGAAATGATCGTAGAGTCCCGCAAGAACACTTTATTGGTTTCAACCTTTTCAAGGAAGACAAGGAAAGGATACCGAAATTCATTTACATTATGGTTGATAGACGAAGGGTGTATATTgacttttcttcttccatcaTACCAGGTTGGACAATGGCTAGTTGCGTGACCAGGAGCCTGTTTAAGGTTATTGAGAACTGTTCCAGCAATTCCTTTCTCAGTGGCTGCAACATTGGGGTATAAACCTGCACATATGATAGCTTTGACAATTGGTGAATGGTTTGAATACATATTGAAGGGTTGCGATGGATCCAAAAACCAAGCATCAAGATTCTCTTTCCTTCTTCCATCAACCTGATATTTCTTTGGAAGATCAATGAGTCCAATATCAGCAAGCAGTGTTCCAAACTGTATTCTCATGTCTCTTATCATGTACATCACTGAACTGCTCAAAAAATATGAATTGCAAAACTGTTGAGCAGCTCTAACCCCTCTGTCACGTAGAATCTTTTCCCACTTTCTGTATGCAGTTATCATTATGAGATGATCGGATTGCTTGTCAACATCGTTTGATTCACTTGGACCATCTAGCTTGTCAGTCAACAGTGCCAATTTTGCTCTTTTCGCACTTTCCTTCTCATCTTTTGGATGGACAAATGGAGATTTGTAACTTAAGAATGCTGAAATTGATAAAATCGGTGATAGGCAACCAAATATTCCACCATATATCATCATTTTCCCAATCAATACGTCAACAGGAAGTTTCGCCAAATGATGCCCAAGAGGCGTCAACTCTTCATTTGTTTCAAGAGCACCAACCTCATACAATATCTTAATTGCGGAAGACATAGCCTCTTCCCTTGGGGGTTCTAAAGCCTGGGACAAAAATGGCTTTATGTGGCCCAAAGAAAGTAGTTTAATTTGTAAACACAGCTCCACTAATGGCATCCGAAGCATCTCTGGAACCTGAAAGGGGCGCATGAGCTTTTCAAATCGATAACCAGTATACATGCAAAAGCAAATTCCAGGTTTCACACGTCCAGCTCTTCCTTGACGTTGCCTTGCATTTGCTTTAGATATCCAATCCTCAACCATACTCGACAATTTCTTTTGAGGATTATAACGATTCTCCTTGTGCTTTCCACAGTCAATAACATATACCACATCATCTATTGTTATGCTGGTCTCAGCAATATTAGTGGCTACAATAATCTTTCGTATATTATCAGGAGCCTGCAAAAATACCTTCTTTTGATCAACTGATGCAACAGATGAATGTAGTGGGAGGATCCAATCAGAAGCTGCTCCACTAAACCGGTAAGAAGCAGCTAATTTATCAACTAAGGTGTATATTTCAGACACTCCAGGCAAGAAGACAAGAATAGCACCTTCAGCGCAAGTTTCATCAACATGGCACACCAAGTCTTCAAGAAGATCATAATCAATGACATCTTCATTCAATCTTTTCAAATTTTGTCGAGTTTGCTCACTGTAAGATTGATACATATCATGAAAATAATTTGGATTAATATATTCTTCAGAGAGTACAGAATCATCACCCCAGCCAGATAAAACAAGATTCTTCTTTCCTCTGCTGTTGTTTACAGGACCGGTCTTCCCTTCCGTTGAAGTTCCATAGACCATGGAAGCCAGAGAATCTGATGCAAGCCGATAATCAATGCGCTCATAAATATCCTCAAGAAAATAAGTTGTCACTGGATGTGTTCTACCTTCTGCAGTAATCACAGGACAACCACCAAAGtaatttgaaaacaaattgGAATCAACAGTTGCTGACATTAGAATAACTTTCAGTTTTGGTGTAATAAGAGCTGATTGCTTTTCGATCAGATTCTTCAAAACTATGAGCAGGAAATCACCCAAAAGAGAACGCTCATGTACTTCATCAACTATGACATGAGTAATTCCAGTCAAGTCTCTGTCTCCCACGAATTTTCTCAGAAGAATACCTGTCGTGCAAAACAGAAGCTTAGTCTTTTCATTACTTGCATTATCAAGGCGCACTTGATAACCAACCAAAGAACCATTTGAACCAGGTGAGGGTTCACAACGTTCATCAGCAACTCTGTCAGCCACAGAAATAGCAGCTATTCTCCTTGGTTGTGTGCATATAATGTTACAATGTCCACCACATCCTGACTGGATCATGTCATCCAATATAAACTGTGGAACCTGAGTTGTTTTTCCAGATCCCGTTTCACCACAAACTACTAAAACATTATTGTCCTGCAGCAGTTGCAATATATCATCTTTCAAACCAGAAATGGGCAGTGCAGCTCTAGCTTTCAGCATTTCCTTGtatttctgttttttctgTTTATTCTCCAGTTCTTTTCTCAGATAAGAGTTCTCTGCATCTTTGCGAAGATTTAGTCCTGATTTTCTAGGTTCTTGAACCTGGAGTTGTGGAACCACTTCAGGAAGAAAATCAGAATCATACGCAACATTAGCAGCAGAAGTTGATGTAGAACCATCAGTTTTCAATAGCGAATCCACGAAATTAGCTCTTCGGTCCTTAACACTATCATCA containing:
- the LOC126794467 gene encoding DExH-box ATP-dependent RNA helicase DExH7, chloroplastic yields the protein MAPKKKQPQSKKSTSKPQSSSSGQKTPQPNTTAKPQTTSSGPRLQISAENENRLRRLLINSGRSPAVPVDESLSKAQKAKRLRAVYEQLSCEGFTNDQIELALSAVKEGATYEAALDWLCLNMPGNELPLKFSSGVSMAANEGGSVGVVLTSRDDWTPSVDMSARIDEDMPGIAIRTKGQWEDKTLDLCQPSQADWIKRYVEQQEEDDLSTWEDDVDDEGSGAKVRKPRSYDVIAEEYRAARLEAAEAKQNKDKKSQERAGKMIRDLKQELSALGLSDDVLASEFEQEQSIERAYSAFQETEASSEPYKQSEGLHSDELKSGGNDIVQCSSVELPTNSTPSDLPVQEKVVAEEDTTDMEIGNFFSEDAPSNEIVTSTILELQKKEKLKEMLNEKNLEKLDGIWKKGDSQKIPKAVFHQLCQKSGWEAPKFNKVWGKDNSFTYTISVLRKASGRGKSRKAGGLVTLQLPDHDVTFDSAEDAQNRVAAYALCQLFSDLPIHLVITEPYASLVIHWKEGETMTNVDDSVKDRRANFVDSLLKTDGSTSTSAANVAYDSDFLPEVVPQLQVQEPRKSGLNLRKDAENSYLRKELENKQKKQKYKEMLKARAALPISGLKDDILQLLQDNNVLVVCGETGSGKTTQVPQFILDDMIQSGCGGHCNIICTQPRRIAAISVADRVADERCEPSPGSNGSLVGYQVRLDNASNEKTKLLFCTTGILLRKFVGDRDLTGITHVIVDEVHERSLLGDFLLIVLKNLIEKQSALITPKLKVILMSATVDSNLFSNYFGGCPVITAEGRTHPVTTYFLEDIYERIDYRLASDSLASMVYGTSTEGKTGPVNNSRGKKNLVLSGWGDDSVLSEEYINPNYFHDMYQSYSEQTRQNLKRLNEDVIDYDLLEDLVCHVDETCAEGAILVFLPGVSEIYTLVDKLAASYRFSGAASDWILPLHSSVASVDQKKVFLQAPDNIRKIIVATNIAETSITIDDVVYVIDCGKHKENRYNPQKKLSSMVEDWISKANARQRQGRAGRVKPGICFCMYTGYRFEKLMRPFQVPEMLRMPLVELCLQIKLLSLGHIKPFLSQALEPPREEAMSSAIKILYEVGALETNEELTPLGHHLAKLPVDVLIGKMMIYGGIFGCLSPILSISAFLSYKSPFVHPKDEKESAKRAKLALLTDKLDGPSESNDVDKQSDHLIMITAYRKWEKILRDRGVRAAQQFCNSYFLSSSVMYMIRDMRIQFGTLLADIGLIDLPKKYQVDGRRKENLDAWFLDPSQPFNMYSNHSPIVKAIICAGLYPNVAATEKGIAGTVLNNLKQAPGHATSHCPTWYDGRRKVNIHPSSINHNVNEFRYPFLVFLEKVETNKVFLRDSTIISPNSILLFGGSINIQHQTGLVIVDGWLKLTAPAQTAVLFKELRLTLHSVLKELIRKPENCTVGHNEVLRSIIHLLLEEDKPPQ